One region of Polypterus senegalus isolate Bchr_013 chromosome 11, ASM1683550v1, whole genome shotgun sequence genomic DNA includes:
- the LOC120539126 gene encoding zinc-alpha-2-glycoprotein-like yields the protein MFWLKVLGIICGLQICFAAGLSVSLLQKPMPEEIELTCKVNGFYPKAIDVQWFKGETQPVPAKSGQLLLNGDKTYKISKVVYVSNTDYEEASYYCHVGHSSLPRKLIVPLNKKGKK from the exons ATGTTTTGGCTTAAAGTACTTGGAATAATCTGTGGGTTACAAATATGTTTTGCTG CTGGTCTCAGTGTATCTCTCCTCCAGAAACCAATGCCTGAAGAAATTGAGCTCACTTGTAAAGTCAATGGATTCTACCCTAAAGCTATTGACGTACAGTGGTTCAAAGGTGAAACACAACCTGTACCAGCAAAGAGTGGACAACTTCTACTGAATGGTGATAAAACCTACAAGATCAGCAAGGTTGTGTATGTGAGTAATACAGATTATGAAGAAGCTAGCTACTACTGCCACGTAGGACATTCCAGCCTGCCAAGAAAACTCATTGTGCCCTTGAATAAAAAAG